In Granulicella mallensis MP5ACTX8, the sequence CGAGCGCCTTCGGCACGGTGAGGCCGATGCGAGGGCCAGGGGTGTCGCTGCGCCGCTCGGCAGGCCTGGGCGCGTGGAAGTAAGCGATCTGCTTCCCGAACTGCTTGCGCGCGGCCTTGTAGACGATCTGGTAGTCGGCGTGTTTGCGCAGGCGGTGGGGAAAGGGAGTGGGCATGGCAAAGCTCGTGCCGGCGCGGGCGGGAAGCAGGTTCCTCACTGCGCTCGGAATGACAACCAGAAAAGCAAAGGCAAAAGCCAAGAGGCTATCGCAAGAGACTCTTGTCCAAACGCACAAAGGCGCTCAGGGAGTACTCCCATGAGCGCGCGAATGTGCAACGTGGGGTAAAAGAAAGACTAGTCGCGGAAGCCGGCCGAGACCGCGATCTTGTGACGGCCCTTGGCGCGGCGGCGGTTCAGAACGGCCTGTCCAGCCTTGGTGGCCATGCGGACGAGAAAGCCGTGAACCTTGGAGCGGCGGCGGCGGTTGGGTTGAAAGGTGCGCTTGGGCATCGTCGTTATCCTATTCTGTGACCTATCGAGAGGTCTGCGAATCTTGATGAATGTCTGCTGCGTGAGGCTGCGCTTGTTTGTTCATTGCGCGAGCCTGCGTGCTTGATAAAGCCACGTGCGGCAGCAAGTTCTGAGTATACCGGAGCTGAGGAAAACAGGCAACGAAATTCGTGGCGGATTCTCTGCAGACGACGAAAAAGATCCTTCAAGGATGAACCGCAAGGAGTCCTGCCGGGTGAGAGCGTCGATTCTTCACAAGGTTTGGTGCAACTCAACTTATCTTGCAAAAATTGCATCTCATCTCCTGTCAGCAGTGCCATGTTCGCGTGCTACTA encodes:
- the rpmH gene encoding 50S ribosomal protein L34 codes for the protein MPKRTFQPNRRRRSKVHGFLVRMATKAGQAVLNRRRAKGRHKIAVSAGFRD